The proteins below are encoded in one region of Triticum aestivum cultivar Chinese Spring chromosome 1B, IWGSC CS RefSeq v2.1, whole genome shotgun sequence:
- the LOC123129985 gene encoding uncharacterized protein, translating into MPPPSMVLQLPRLGRFAGVTAAPAFQDGARNLNSHGCHSSRRSSSSSSRSSSWFSSNAENPGPDTRDDNRTSSRRWWSDDQFDVEEEEEEEFGSEGSFGSAREMFDEPWFTKVFRVYGYVLPVLLASMLVTTGPQAFLMAMAIPLAQSVLSFAISKIGSFGRRRRDEEEYDDDGYYYSDYGSGGWEAEEQYSSNSSTYRGDSSTSSSRYQQQQQEESADSDPTVESGDIDGTTGAAARSESGNIGFGGWDELEEGDDRRSSSRWRARASPADTATAGGAVRTSRPPATRRRRSRGAAAARYRQAPLPMRLLVALFPFLGSWFRILL; encoded by the exons ATGCCGCCGCCGTCGATGGTGCTGCAGCTCCCACGGCTGGGCCGATTCGCCGGAGTAACGGCGGCACCTGCATTCCAAGACGGAGCCCGCAACTTGAATTCCCATGGGTGCCACAGCAGCCGGCGCTCCTCCTCGTccagcagcagaagcagcagctGGTTCTCCTCCAACGCCGAGAATCCCGGCCCCGACACCAGAGACGATAACAGGactagtagtaggaggtggtggtCCGATGACCAATTCgacgtggaggaggaggaggaggaggaattcGGGAGCGAGGGCTCGTTTGGTTCTGCAAGGGAGATGTTCGACGAGCCATGGTTTACCAAG GTGTTCAGGGTGTACGGGTATGTGCTCCCGGTGCTGCTGGCGTCCATGCTGGTGACAACGGGGCCACAGGCTTTCCTCATGGCCATGGCCATCCCGCTCGCCCAGTCCGTTCTCTCTTTCGCCATTTCCAAGATTGGTTCATTTGGCCGGCGCCGCCGTGACGAAGAAGAATATGACGACGATGGTTACTATTATTCCGATTACGGCAGCGGCGGCTGGGAAGCTGAAGAACAGTATAGCAGCAACTCCTCGACATACAGAGGAGACAGCAGCACTAGTAGCAGCaggtaccagcagcagcaacaggagGAATCTGCAGATTCAGATCCAACGGTAGAATCAGGTGATATTGACGGTACCACCGGCGCCGCAGCTAGAAGTGAAAGTGGTAATATCGGTTTTGGAGGATGGGACGAGCTGGAAGAAGGCGACGACCGCCGCAGCAGCAGCAGGTGGCGTGCACGAGCGTCGCCGGCGGATACTGCTACCGCTGGTGGTGCAGTGAGAACGAGTAGACCACCTGCAACtagaaggagaagaagcagaggagctGCGGCTGCAAGGTACAGGCAGGCGCCCCTGCCGATGCGCTTGCTCGTCGCGCTCTTCCCATTCCTGGGTTCATGGTTCAGAATTTTGCTCTAA